One window from the genome of Dermacentor silvarum isolate Dsil-2018 chromosome 7, BIME_Dsil_1.4, whole genome shotgun sequence encodes:
- the LOC119458254 gene encoding cystatin-1-like, whose protein sequence is MPSPLQTRGLKNYNTVVRLLEVMTQVVAGVNYNLTFTTAPSHCVIGKVRYMPHVCMPAEQENALCSAIIYVIPWMHSASVTKYTCSTIKHRDFSNQQVQVSMGTHKARASTII, encoded by the exons ATGCCGTCTCCACTGCAAACACGAGGTCTGAAGAACTACAACACAGTCGTGCGCCTACTTGAAGTCATGACTCAG gttgtagcaggTGTAAACTACAACCTGACATTCACCACCGCTCCATCACACTGCGTGATTGGAAAAGTTCGATATATGCCCCATGTCTGTATGCCAGCTGAACAG GAAAATGCGCTGTGCTCTGCGATCATCTATGTCATTCCCTGGATGCATTCTGCCAGCGTGACTAAGTACACGTGTTCCACTATTAAACATAGGGACTTCTCTAATCAGCAAGTACAAGTGTCTATGGGTACGCATAAAGCGCGGGCTTCAACCATAATATAA